The proteins below are encoded in one region of Roseovarius bejariae:
- the serB gene encoding phosphoserine phosphatase SerB, whose translation MHIVTLIAPPGGLETVLVENLRNAWGGAEALWLSRGEAAEFAVEETPGNLWKVWDELQGQGVDLVVQPEEGRRKRMLLADMDSTMIQQECIDELADMAGVGAHVKEITARAMNGELDFEGALLERVALLKGLDAGVIDQVLAERITYIPGGKTLLATMRAQSGHCVLVSGGFTAFTAKVAADLGFHENRANTLLVQDGALTGDVARPILGREAKVAALEEVTARLGISESDVIAVGDGANDLGMLGRAGTGVALHAKPSVAAQCDVRVNHGDLTALLYVQGYRREEFVTE comes from the coding sequence ATGCATATTGTCACCTTGATCGCGCCGCCGGGCGGGCTTGAAACCGTTCTTGTCGAAAACCTGCGTAACGCATGGGGTGGGGCCGAGGCGCTTTGGCTGTCCCGTGGTGAGGCGGCTGAATTCGCCGTAGAGGAAACGCCCGGCAACCTGTGGAAGGTTTGGGACGAGTTGCAGGGGCAGGGCGTCGATCTGGTGGTCCAGCCCGAGGAAGGGCGACGCAAGCGAATGTTGTTGGCCGACATGGACAGCACCATGATCCAGCAGGAATGCATTGATGAACTGGCCGATATGGCGGGCGTCGGCGCGCATGTGAAAGAGATCACGGCACGGGCGATGAACGGCGAGTTGGATTTCGAAGGCGCGCTTTTGGAACGTGTCGCGCTGCTCAAAGGGTTGGATGCGGGCGTGATCGATCAGGTTCTGGCCGAGCGGATCACGTACATACCCGGTGGCAAGACCCTTCTGGCCACCATGCGCGCGCAGTCGGGGCATTGCGTTCTGGTCTCGGGCGGGTTCACCGCCTTCACCGCCAAGGTGGCCGCCGATCTGGGCTTCCACGAGAACCGCGCCAATACGCTGTTGGTTCAGGATGGCGCTCTGACCGGCGATGTTGCGCGCCCGATCCTTGGCCGCGAGGCCAAGGTGGCCGCGCTGGAGGAGGTCACGGCGCGGCTTGGTATTTCCGAGTCCGATGTCATCGCCGTGGGCGATGGGGCCAATGACCTTGGCATGTTGGGCCGGGCGGGAACGGGCGTGGCGCTGCATGCCAAGCCCAGTGTCGCCGCGCAATGCGATGTCCGGGTGAACCACGGGGATCTGACGGCGCTGCTATACGTACAAGGCTACCGGCGCGAGGAGTTCGTGACGGAGTGA